In Puntigrus tetrazona isolate hp1 chromosome 18, ASM1883169v1, whole genome shotgun sequence, one genomic interval encodes:
- the LOC122323037 gene encoding uncharacterized protein LOC122323037 isoform X1, with the protein MVFIVLSRALVLVSLLHLCTQSVEGERVDINTLAKMTRFFHFNYEIGQYAVAINVPKNQCKKGFIPSKSPNFLKDDKKAEVKNIISADENPVYVGNELIAAGVQKKPNTAHSEYLLMNPPDNSPLTNLLNKRNDGCVVFYTLNSPCMNTCLSGKYNIIGGLNKLKAYGGIKAFAFKNIWSQDQTRQDDLKEKLKLIASRVPLYRCNGNACTLCGEPGSDTEINVSCLTK; encoded by the exons ATG GTTTTTATTGTGCTGTCAAGAGCCCTTGTGCTGGTCTCTCTGCTTCATCTTTGTACTCAGAGTGTGGAGGGTGAACGTGTGGACATTAATACTCTGGCCAAAATGAcaagattttttcattttaa ttatgaaATAGGGCAGTATGCAGTAGCCATCAACGTCCCAAAGAATCAGTGTAAGAAAGGTTTCATCCCGTCGAAATCTCCCAATTTCCTGAAAGACGACAAAAAAGCAGAGGTGAAAAATATCATAAGTGCTGATGAAAATCCAGTTTATGTGGGCAACGAGCTCATTGCTGCGGGCGTCCAGAAGAAACCAAATACTGCTCATTCAGAGTATCTGCTGATGAACCCTCCAGATAATTCACCCTTGACAAACTTGCTGAATAAGAGAAATGATGGTTGTGTGGTTTTCTACACATTAAACTCTCCCTGTATGAACACCTGTCTCAGTGGCAAGTACAACATCATAGGAGGgcttaataaattaaaagcataCGGGGGAATTAaagcttttgcttttaaaaacatctggaGTCAGGATCAAACCAGACAAGATGATCTGAAAGAGAAACTTAAGTTGATTGCTAGTCGAGTTCCGCTCTACCGCTGTAATGGAAATGCTTGTACCCTTTGTGGAGAGCCAGGGTCAGACACTGAAATCAATGTGTCTTGTTTAACTAAATaa
- the LOC122323037 gene encoding uncharacterized protein LOC122323037 isoform X2, with amino-acid sequence MTRFFHFNYEIGQYAVAINVPKNQCKKGFIPSKSPNFLKDDKKAEVKNIISADENPVYVGNELIAAGVQKKPNTAHSEYLLMNPPDNSPLTNLLNKRNDGCVVFYTLNSPCMNTCLSGKYNIIGGLNKLKAYGGIKAFAFKNIWSQDQTRQDDLKEKLKLIASRVPLYRCNGNACTLCGEPGSDTEINVSCLTK; translated from the exons ATGAcaagattttttcattttaa ttatgaaATAGGGCAGTATGCAGTAGCCATCAACGTCCCAAAGAATCAGTGTAAGAAAGGTTTCATCCCGTCGAAATCTCCCAATTTCCTGAAAGACGACAAAAAAGCAGAGGTGAAAAATATCATAAGTGCTGATGAAAATCCAGTTTATGTGGGCAACGAGCTCATTGCTGCGGGCGTCCAGAAGAAACCAAATACTGCTCATTCAGAGTATCTGCTGATGAACCCTCCAGATAATTCACCCTTGACAAACTTGCTGAATAAGAGAAATGATGGTTGTGTGGTTTTCTACACATTAAACTCTCCCTGTATGAACACCTGTCTCAGTGGCAAGTACAACATCATAGGAGGgcttaataaattaaaagcataCGGGGGAATTAaagcttttgcttttaaaaacatctggaGTCAGGATCAAACCAGACAAGATGATCTGAAAGAGAAACTTAAGTTGATTGCTAGTCGAGTTCCGCTCTACCGCTGTAATGGAAATGCTTGTACCCTTTGTGGAGAGCCAGGGTCAGACACTGAAATCAATGTGTCTTGTTTAACTAAATaa